The following coding sequences are from one Planctomycetia bacterium window:
- a CDS encoding Dna2/Cas4 domain-containing protein, whose product MSTALPISMPDEDARDYLPARMLNEFVYCPRLYFYEHVEGVFKHNRETVEGALRHTKVDSGKGELAPAEELSPEDAIHARSVTLSSERHGLIAKMDLIEADDGVVVPVDYKRGSPRELAPGKWKFTACPAPTEKLFQLMTARSLCCVTSTWLGAT is encoded by the coding sequence ATGTCGACCGCTTTGCCGATCTCGATGCCCGACGAGGACGCTCGGGACTACCTTCCGGCCCGCATGCTCAACGAGTTCGTCTATTGTCCGCGGCTTTACTTCTACGAACATGTCGAAGGGGTCTTCAAACACAATCGCGAAACGGTCGAAGGTGCGCTCCGGCATACGAAGGTCGATAGCGGCAAGGGTGAGCTCGCGCCGGCCGAAGAGCTTTCGCCCGAAGATGCGATCCATGCCCGAAGCGTGACGCTGTCGAGCGAGCGCCATGGGCTGATCGCGAAGATGGATCTGATCGAAGCCGACGACGGCGTGGTTGTGCCCGTCGATTACAAGCGCGGCTCCCCGCGCGAGTTGGCCCCCGGCAAGTGGAAGTTCACCGCTTGCCCGGCGCCGACGGAGAAGCTGTTCCAGTTGATGACCGCGCGATCGCTTTGCTGCGTCACTTCGACGTGGTTGGGCGCGACGTGA